The DNA sequence GCTACCTGCTGCTGATAGCTACCTGATCCTGCGATAAACTGCCGCGTGCGACGGGGCGGGAGGCACGTTTGTTGTTGAAGGAGTCGCCGTCGCTCAGGAACCCATACGCCCCGATAATACAAGAGAAGCGCCCCACCGCACGCCGTTAAGGCCGTAACTCCACCAATACAGAAGAGATGTAATACACTGGGGTATGTGGGCTGAGGGCAAACACGAATTCTTCCCATCATCCTTCTTCCGCTCGATCTACACTTCAACCGTGGGAGGGGGAATTTTGCTTCTCCGCGGTAGAGTCTCCTCCGCTAACCGGCCTGAGTTTGGTCGGCTGAAGTAGTGCCACGGGTCATTATCAGCCACAGTAATAATAAGCGAGCAAACAAGGTTACAGAAATAATGAGATGACAAAGGGGAACAGgaaaatcaaagaaaaataaccaAGTATGGGAAAATATAGGAAGCAGCAGCTCCATTCAACAAAAATATGCCAGCAGTGGGGCattcagcaaaaaaaaaggtaatatCTTCTACCGACTCTTTAACCCTCATCACATGTCGTGACGCTATACCTTGACGCGCGAGAAACACtaggaacaaaaaagcacCAAAACGAAACGACGGTAAGAGAAAGACAAAATGAAACCAAATAAAGGAAGGTATtctagcaaataaaaaaagaaagcaacaacgcACCGAATTTATCACCTGCACCACGGAGAAAACaaacttaaaaaaattaatcaaAAAAGCCTCAAACAGATTAAAGTGGTTTGACCTATGCAAAAAGTACtaaacaaaatcaacaatCAAAAAAGTCCCACAAAAAAAGTACACGGTAAGccaaacaataaacaacatAAGTCACAAGCAAGCTATCCCCCATTTAAAAGCACCTCCCATCCAAACCATTCCTATCGCGCCTCCCGCCAGCGCCGTACCAAGGAAGGCAAAGGCACGTCCCACGGAGGAAGCAGAAACCGCCATCGTATGCTTCTTCCTGCAGTTGATGCCACAAAGTGTAATAGAAGGAGTAAGTGGGATGACAGTGCACGTATCAGTGGGCATGAGCCGTACGGTGATGCGATGCATTTTACGTATCGCTATGAGGTCCTTCCGTCCACATGACGAATACAGCTACAAATGATCTTGCACTACAGCGGGTGGTATTAACGATAAGGTTACATCAGCTTCAGCACACTCTGCTTCTGCTTTTAACCCTAGACTTATCTAATCCCTGCCGCCCATGCAGTTGCATAATTAAATAGAAGATAATAAGGGagaatgaaaatgaatgaagatGGGAAAATACGGTGAAGGAACACAAAGGGTACTATAGCAGTATAGGAGCACGCCACAAGAAGATGTGCTCGGACAAGCGGATGGATCACCAACAAGATAGGGGACCTTCGGAGGGTTTCACAGTTGGAGTCAGCATGGACTCACCTCAAAGGAAGACaaataagggaaaagaatagaaaaaataaaattacgTTCCCCTGTGGCACAACGACGGCAAGCGTCGGGGTACCTGAAGCTGTACAGGCGTGCTCGCTGTAGCGACCGCACAGTCTTGTATTGTGCACTGCTTCACTGTAACATGATAGTTCATACCCCAATATATGTTGCCTACAACCTTGTCCCCTACACACTCAGATGACACCGCACCAGTGGCATGCGGAACCGTAGTGGTAGGAGGCGGCAACCCAGGAACCTCCAGCAGCTGAAAATATAATTTTGATGGAGAGATCTCTAGATAGAGCCGGCGTCTATGTATAAACATGCCGGCTGCACTGAGGCCGGCGTTGGGTAACCCCAGAGCCGatgccaacaacaacaaaaaaaagaaataacgacCGATCAATAACGATAAGAATGATAATGGTGGAAATACATGTACATGTACGGGAGCACATGAATAACTAGTGAATAGCGAAAATAGCGATCAGTTGAGTTACTGAGACCTTTCCACCCTGCTCTCACTCAGTTACTGCAAGCACGTGTTGCATGGGAGTGGAAGGACAGTAAGACATTGCGCATGTTTGTGTGATAGTCTAGGAAATTCACTGCTCGaccctttctttgttgcCGTAGGCAGATGCGTAATCTTGCTCATCCTCATCCAGTGTACTCACGAATTTCGGACGAGCGGGTGCAGCATTGCACCGTTCACATCACAGCCTGCCATAGcgattgtttctttttttctcaggCTATTTGCAAATTGTAGTTACCATTGGAGTAATGCGCCAGATAAGGCGGTTTATAAATAATGTCGAGCTGCTCAGTGTCATGCGAACACGTACCTCAGCATTACGGAGGAAAATGGTCTAGTGTTGTTACCGTGTTTAAATAATTTCGGTCACTTAACAATCTGGTTGTTAGCGTATTGTTTCTTAGGTTTTCTCGCTAGCCGTTCGATTCAAACAATACACAACCATTTGTATGCGTGGCCAATCTTAATTATTCAAAAACATGGGAAAACGGAACGTCTGCCAAATTAATGATGTAATGCCCTTAATTGCTATACATGCGTGTTACATACAACAACAGCGTTCTTTCAACATGTGTGGTATAGTGCAAACGAAATACAATGCTAAACCCCCACACAGAAGTCCTGTGATGAtatctttctgtttctccaCGTAGATGGTGAGCACCATCACGTATTCTGGTGTGACATCAATGCCACTCGTAGCGGTAGTCACTCGAACGCCGGCAACCGTACAAAGGCGAACTTTACGTTGTACGGGCTTACCACCATCAGGAAAAGAAGTACGATAGCTACCGCACCAAGAAGTGCGGAGGAAACGATACCACCGAGACACACACCGTCGCATCTAGATAGACGTGAGTCATCTCCGCATACGGACTCAGCTAAGGTAATGTGCTGGCAATCATCCACACACTTCACCATGCAGAGCGGCAACAGGTGACTCCACTGCTCTTGCTGCGACACTTCTTCAAGGAACATCCGGGTCCACGTCCATGGAGACGAGAACAGCCGCTTCTGCGCACGTCCCTTGCTCATGCCGGGGGGGCCCCTGTAGTTGGTAATAAGGATGGTATTCTCAAGGTTCATCATTGCAGTAAGGTTTGTCCACGTCGAAACATTTGTACCACCAGGCACGTTAATCTCACCGGGTGGAAGGAACACAGCATAGAAGTCCTCTGTACGAAAGGCTACCTCCACATCTTTTATAATCCATGAATACAGGGCGTGCATGAGCCGATCATTTCCCATTGGGAACGAGGAAGCGCGAAAGGCGGCCACAGCTGTGGATCTCGGAGGTGACCCGGGCGTTGGCGTGGGAGTCACCGGCGGTAGTGGTGTTGGTGAATAGCATTTCTCACGGACGGCGTACACAGCTGTTTCGGTTATGGCATAATATTCACATCCATTCACCTTAACCAGTGAGACAATCGGCCCATGCATCCACTCCATCACCTTCTTAGGGCACAACAGACCGGTTTCAGAGGAATTCAATTCAAGGGACATGATATGGCTCTCGCCGTTAGGTTCACCGTAATAATAGAGCTCATTCTCGTCCTCAGTTAACATCAAGGCATCGACATAATCGAGACAACTCATATTGGCGATGTCCCAGCTCTTCTTGTTACCATCCGAATCGCTGAGGCTATTCAGGTCCACCGCTGCAATCCACGAGGTCTCCTTCACGACATACATGAAATTCCGCTTCTTGCTTATTTGCATCACACCAGGTTGAAAACCTCCAACAAGTTTCGCCGTTACATTGTTGGACACACTTATCTGCGAGTACATAATCCTTGAATTTCCAGTAtccgaaataaataaaaccgGTGCCCCGTCTTGTTCATGATAAATAATACTACTCGGTTTATCAACTTCATTGGCCGCAAACTTCGTCACCATTCCATCAGCATCTATCCGCTTCATGCAATCATTATCCCTGTCCGCCACGTAAATATCATTGTTTACACCAACAACAGAGGTGGGATGATTAAAACGAGCAACCTCTAAAGGACCAACTTCGTCACCACGCTTTGCAAGATTTCCCGCAACGGTATATATGCCAGTTTTGTTTACGAGTCGCACGGTGGATCCACCACCTCCAACATCAcataaaagtaaaggaaagctTTTGTTCTTAAAGAACCCACCCACCGCCTTGAATAAGCGACCAGTACCGTTTATGCCATCCGCCTGCCCACTACTACAGTTGATACAACTGTTGAAGAGGTTCACAATCACCTTGGTGCCCACGGTTTGGTCTCCTATAACGGGACTCACAAAacccagcagcagcaacaacgctGCCACGAGTGCGGCCAATGCTTCCCGTGATTCAGTCCTGCCACCCATTCCTGTTGCTCCACACTGTGATTCTATCAGTCAGTCgctatatgtatatatatatatatatgtatatacccCACGGATCTACCGTTGGGAAACAAACCTCAACCACAAAAGCGACCTATTAGCTCTGCTCAGTGAACTCACAACTCCCTTTAGTTGTCTTGtgatgatattattattcACACAtcagaacaaagaaaacaaaggaagccaaaggaagacaaaagaggagaaaggaaTCCGACACGTGAGAGAGAACAACAGTGGACGCAGACagacgaaagaaaaacacagaTGCATTGAAGCCACGCATTTAGGGTTGGGGAAACATATTCAGAGTTTGAAAGCCACGCTTCACTCCTTCGTATTTTGACTAAGGCAACGCAGACCCGCCACCCGCCGGTCCCTTACCAATGTGGAGGAAATTGCAGTACTTCCCACGCCTGCAGCCCTCCCgagtgaggaagaaagtaCATACCCTGCCATATGTTGCATTTCCCACGTGGCGCTCATTTCGACGGATCTGTGAGAGGCGGTAATCCTCAGAAGAGGATGCTGCACTGGTTGGGAGCAGTGGGGAacctgcaggggatggcagtGGTGTAGCCATGTTCTGTTGATGAGCAGAGTTTCGACCACCCGCCACA is a window from the Trypanosoma brucei brucei TREU927 chromosome 8, complete sequence genome containing:
- a CDS encoding flagellum-adhesion glycoprotein (similar to GP:1244788: flagellar glycoprotein {Trypanosoma brucei}) yields the protein MGGRTESREALAALVAALLLLLGFVSPVIGDQTVGTKVIVNLFNSCINCSSGQADGINGTGRLFKAVGGFFKNKSFPLLLCDVGGGGSTVRLVNKTGIYTVAGNLAKRGDEVGPLEVARFNHPTSVVGVNNDIYVADRDNDCMKRIDADGMVTKFAANEVDKPSSIIYHEQDGAPVLFISDTGNSRIMYSQISVSNNVTAKLVGGFQPGVMQISKKRNFMYVVKETSWIAAVDLNSLSDSDGNKKSWDIANMSCLDYVDALMLTEDENELYYYGEPNGESHIMSLELNSSETGLLCPKKVMEWMHGPIVSLVKVNGCEYYAITETAVYAVREKCYSPTPLPPVTPTPTPGSPPRSTAVAAFRASSFPMGNDRLMHALYSWIIKDVEVAFRTEDFYAVFLPPGEINVPGGTNVSTWTNLTAMMNLENTILITNYRGPPGMSKGRAQKRLFSSPWTWTRMFLEEVSQQEQWSHLLPLCMVKCVDDCQHITLAESVCGDDSRLSRCDGVCLGGIVSSALLGAVAIVLLFLMVVSPYNVKFAFVRLPAFE